Proteins encoded together in one Bacteroidota bacterium window:
- a CDS encoding aryl-sulfate sulfotransferase: MKTIIQKSIFVIFILAAALANAQQWGYYTLYAPSNSTTAYLIDTADSPVTFKTWTFSSSKKTGYSTYLVPGDTLVRSYGYTASGGLSGGGMTGAVQKVLWDNTVVWDYQYNSSTYSLHHDICPMKNGNVLMIAYEVKSATLATQAGASSATSVWSEKIMEVKPTGATTGTVVWEWKLWDHLCQNYNAAKDNYVTSIVNNPQLMNINIGTSQDRFHMNGIDYNEALDQIVVSMHMTNEIYVIDHSTTTAVAATHTGGNAGKGGDFLYRWGKPANYGATGTAIFNVVHDAHWVPSDNPNYPGYLCAFNNKGGTGSKSAFTIVNPPLSGYTYNLTLGQAYTPSTYNYQYTSAYTANDMGNSQQLPNGNVLMCVPGMGSGAIFEVNAAGTTLWSKTATSPHAYRFTLCAVRGPVASSSATSTVVCSGAQISLNSSALSVTETNPSYSYSWNSSPAGFTSSLQNPTLTAGAAGTYRYNVTITNSALGCYDTASVLVTVNACTDVELQNNKPQIEIFPNPTTGIVTINNGETNISDMQIVVSDVTGREIMKMRNTRTIDLSAFPDGIYFIAVLSGENSPITRKIVLSR, translated from the coding sequence ATGAAGACCATTATTCAAAAATCAATTTTCGTTATCTTCATATTGGCTGCGGCTTTAGCAAACGCACAGCAATGGGGATACTACACGCTTTATGCACCGTCGAACAGCACTACCGCCTACCTGATCGATACTGCTGATTCGCCGGTGACTTTTAAAACGTGGACCTTTTCAAGCAGTAAAAAAACAGGGTACTCCACCTACCTCGTACCCGGAGATACACTTGTAAGAAGCTATGGATATACTGCTTCCGGAGGCCTCTCCGGCGGTGGAATGACAGGTGCTGTTCAAAAAGTTTTATGGGACAACACAGTAGTGTGGGATTACCAGTACAACAGCTCCACATACTCTTTGCATCACGACATCTGCCCGATGAAAAACGGAAACGTTCTGATGATAGCCTATGAAGTAAAATCTGCGACCTTAGCTACCCAGGCAGGTGCGTCATCGGCAACCAGTGTGTGGTCGGAAAAAATAATGGAAGTAAAACCTACCGGTGCTACCACAGGAACCGTAGTCTGGGAATGGAAATTATGGGATCATCTTTGCCAGAATTATAACGCAGCGAAAGACAATTATGTGACATCAATTGTAAATAACCCTCAGCTGATGAACATCAACATCGGCACAAGTCAGGACCGTTTTCACATGAACGGTATTGACTATAATGAAGCGCTTGATCAGATTGTTGTAAGCATGCACATGACCAACGAGATTTATGTTATTGACCACAGCACCACAACGGCGGTTGCAGCGACACACACAGGCGGCAATGCCGGCAAAGGAGGAGATTTTCTGTACCGCTGGGGAAAACCGGCTAATTATGGCGCTACGGGCACGGCCATTTTCAATGTAGTTCATGATGCACACTGGGTGCCTTCAGATAACCCCAATTATCCGGGATATCTTTGCGCTTTTAATAATAAAGGCGGCACAGGCAGCAAATCAGCCTTTACCATTGTGAATCCGCCATTGAGCGGTTATACTTACAATCTGACTCTTGGTCAGGCATACACACCCTCGACGTATAATTATCAGTACACATCTGCTTACACTGCCAATGATATGGGTAATTCTCAGCAACTGCCGAACGGCAATGTGCTGATGTGTGTTCCGGGCATGGGTTCGGGAGCTATTTTTGAAGTGAACGCCGCCGGCACTACGCTCTGGTCAAAAACGGCGACATCGCCCCATGCATACCGATTTACTTTATGCGCTGTACGCGGACCGGTTGCCAGCAGCAGTGCCACATCAACAGTTGTATGCTCAGGCGCTCAAATAAGTTTAAATTCAAGTGCCCTGTCGGTTACGGAAACCAACCCGTCCTATTCATATTCATGGAATTCATCGCCGGCAGGATTTACGTCATCACTCCAAAATCCGACACTCACCGCTGGTGCAGCAGGAACCTATCGTTATAATGTAACGATTACAAATTCTGCGCTGGGTTGCTATGATACAGCCTCAGTGCTTGTAACCGTTAATGCATGCACCGATGTGGAATTGCAAAACAATAAACCACAAATCGAAATTTTTCCCAACCCCACAACAGGAATCGTAACGATAAATAATGGTGAAACGAATATTTCGGATATGCAGATTGTCGTCAGCGATGTTACCGGACGTGAAATAATGAAGATGCGGAATACGCGCACCATTGATCTTTCGGCCTTCCCCGACGGGATATACTTTATTGCAGTGTTATCGGGAGAAAACAGTCCGATAACCAGAAAAATAGTACTTTCCAGATAA
- a CDS encoding histidine kinase codes for MPKVRNITSKALGAFIHVIAWCGIFIFPLLNQPGPEGTQPDISFIINHLFFTSVMIAFFYLNYSLLIPRFFVKRKFLEYTGFTVTIFTLVIIVLSFFTPLLGMLIAPPQMPMPGHGFGAPPPDEHWFNPISIPAAVIIWIVSTGIKMTGEWYKSGRQKEAMEKEKLSAELAYLKAQINPHFIFNVLNNICSLARKKSDETEAAIIRLSQLLRYNLYDSAEHKVSLQKEIQYLHDYIDIQKMRLGPNVSINYTDNGNTEDIFIEPLLFLPFLENAFKFGISTEDECSINISITAEEQSVHFVVSNQVMVKKQEKGRQGIGLTNVRRRLSLLYPDKHRLDITIIDNVYTADLKIECHD; via the coding sequence ATGCCGAAGGTCAGAAATATCACATCCAAAGCACTTGGTGCATTCATTCATGTGATTGCCTGGTGCGGGATATTTATTTTTCCGCTGCTCAACCAGCCGGGTCCGGAAGGCACGCAACCTGACATTTCGTTCATCATCAACCACCTGTTCTTCACGAGTGTTATGATTGCATTTTTCTATCTGAATTATTCGCTTTTGATACCAAGATTTTTTGTCAAACGCAAATTTTTAGAGTATACCGGTTTTACGGTTACCATCTTCACGCTTGTAATTATAGTGCTCTCCTTTTTCACACCACTGCTTGGCATGCTGATTGCTCCGCCACAAATGCCCATGCCCGGTCATGGTTTTGGCGCCCCACCCCCGGATGAACACTGGTTTAACCCTATTTCAATTCCTGCAGCGGTTATTATCTGGATTGTAAGCACCGGCATTAAAATGACCGGTGAATGGTATAAAAGCGGTCGTCAGAAAGAGGCCATGGAAAAGGAAAAACTCAGTGCAGAGCTTGCCTACTTAAAAGCACAGATAAACCCACACTTTATTTTCAACGTATTGAACAATATTTGTTCACTGGCACGAAAAAAATCTGACGAAACGGAAGCCGCTATTATCAGGCTTTCGCAACTGCTGCGCTATAATCTTTACGATTCCGCTGAACATAAAGTCAGCCTTCAGAAGGAGATTCAATACCTTCATGATTATATTGATATCCAGAAAATGCGGTTGGGTCCTAACGTCAGCATAAACTACACTGACAATGGGAACACAGAAGATATTTTTATTGAACCCTTGTTATTTCTGCCTTTTCTTGAAAATGCATTTAAATTTGGAATAAGTACAGAAGATGAGTGCTCCATTAATATCAGCATCACCGCTGAAGAGCAATCGGTTCATTTTGTTGTATCAAATCAGGTGATGGTGAAGAAGCAGGAAAAGGGCCGGCAGGGAATAGGACTTACCAATGTACGCCGTCGCCTAAGTTTGCTGTATCCGGATAAACACAGGTTAGACATCACGATTATAGATAACGTATATACCGCGGATCTAAAAATTGAATGCCATGATTAA
- a CDS encoding T9SS type A sorting domain-containing protein encodes MKTLTRNAAIFFILLMSSFANAQQWGYYTLYATKNGTQAYLIDTADAPVIYKTWTFSSSKKSAYSSYLIPGDTLVRSYKPSGNTWNTGPCHGGIQKIAWDGTIAWDYVYYQNGSYSPHHDICPMPNGNVLLICYEAKTAADATQAGCSSNAAIYSEKIIEVKPTGATTGTIVWEWHLWDHLCQNYNSLKDNYVTSIVANPQLMNINYTGTGTLPDRYHMNGIDYNANLDQIVFSMHFMNSAFVIDHSTTTSEAAGHTGGNSGKGGDFLYRWGNPASYGATGTAIFNVIHDAHWISSDNPNYPDYLAAFENDPGSNSKVNIWNPPDSGYNYAHTYGTAYAPAAPNYTFTSVFTSNNEGNSQQLPNGNMLVNNSFGAVYEVNAAGTQIWTKAGTNSTHCYRYTKCYVRGPSATAGASVTQLCSGLPITLSSSAVSLTETNPGYQYSWSSTPAGFSSPLQNPTITAPTAGNYHVVVTITNTTLGCSDTASINILVDACSGLDESQNDFATLNIFPNPATGIIELQGNALNSHKYEVAIYSTQGKLLKKEMNTKSLDLSAFDNGIYYLVLTSENAASITRKVFIIK; translated from the coding sequence ATGAAAACCCTGACCCGGAATGCAGCCATCTTTTTCATACTGCTCATGTCATCATTTGCAAATGCACAGCAATGGGGCTATTACACCCTTTATGCCACTAAGAATGGCACTCAGGCCTATTTAATTGATACGGCGGATGCTCCCGTAATCTATAAAACATGGACCTTTTCATCAAGTAAGAAAAGTGCCTATTCATCGTACCTGATACCGGGCGATACGCTGGTAAGAAGTTACAAACCCTCAGGGAACACATGGAATACGGGTCCTTGCCATGGAGGCATTCAGAAGATTGCATGGGACGGGACCATTGCCTGGGACTATGTATACTATCAGAACGGTTCTTACAGCCCTCATCACGACATCTGCCCAATGCCCAACGGCAACGTTTTGCTAATCTGTTACGAAGCCAAAACAGCAGCAGATGCAACGCAGGCAGGATGTTCGTCCAATGCGGCTATTTACTCTGAAAAGATAATTGAAGTAAAACCAACAGGCGCCACCACAGGAACAATCGTCTGGGAATGGCATTTGTGGGATCATCTCTGTCAGAATTACAATTCTTTGAAGGATAATTATGTGACATCTATTGTTGCCAATCCACAATTAATGAACATCAACTACACCGGTACGGGAACGCTTCCCGACAGGTATCACATGAATGGTATTGACTACAATGCAAACCTCGACCAGATTGTATTCAGTATGCATTTCATGAACTCCGCATTTGTTATAGACCACAGTACAACGACTTCAGAAGCAGCCGGTCATACCGGCGGTAATTCAGGTAAGGGCGGTGATTTTCTGTACCGATGGGGCAACCCGGCATCATACGGGGCAACAGGAACGGCAATATTCAACGTAATTCATGATGCACACTGGATTTCATCAGACAACCCCAATTATCCAGACTATCTGGCTGCATTTGAAAATGATCCGGGTTCAAATTCAAAAGTGAATATTTGGAATCCGCCCGACAGCGGATACAATTACGCTCATACTTATGGCACGGCTTACGCCCCTGCGGCACCCAATTACACATTCACGTCCGTATTTACATCTAACAATGAAGGGAATTCACAGCAGCTCCCGAATGGAAATATGTTAGTGAATAATTCATTTGGCGCAGTGTATGAAGTGAATGCAGCGGGCACGCAGATTTGGACAAAAGCAGGCACGAACTCAACACACTGTTACCGTTATACCAAATGCTATGTGAGAGGACCTTCTGCAACTGCAGGCGCATCAGTTACTCAGCTGTGCAGCGGACTGCCCATTACATTAAGCTCCAGTGCGGTTTCATTAACTGAAACAAATCCCGGTTACCAGTATTCGTGGAGTTCAACACCCGCGGGATTTTCATCACCATTGCAAAATCCCACAATCACTGCACCGACTGCAGGAAATTACCACGTTGTGGTTACTATTACAAATACCACTCTTGGCTGCTCTGATACAGCATCTATAAATATACTGGTGGATGCGTGCAGCGGACTCGATGAATCTCAAAATGACTTCGCCACGCTGAATATATTTCCAAATCCGGCCACCGGAATAATAGAATTACAGGGCAATGCGTTGAATTCCCATAAATATGAAGTGGCAATTTACAGCACTCAGGGAAAACTGCTGAAAAAAGAAATGAATACAAAAAGCCTTGACTTATCGGCATTTGACAATGGTATTTATTATCTGGTACTAACGTCTGAAAATGCAGCATCAATAACCAGAAAAGTATTTATCATTAAATAG
- a CDS encoding T9SS type A sorting domain-containing protein produces MRKTLILLMLIIATVSYCRSQGVINKGASLKAAPGTLIFVNGPNGNYTNLSDGSLNGNIDLAGRLELNGNWINNSGGSGFTGPATDGTVRFTGTGTQTISGSHATAFDNIDLPAGGLHILDVNTNISCGGLSIASGDTLFMKPTLSLTASGPTFLGGQKCLVLPSTAAGTASFIDNGSITGSGTAVVERYITANIWHYFSKPITVATAAMFIGQYMKYWRENSYSWVSISSTGYSFVTTQGYALKSLVTKTYKFIGTPNTGPKSMAVTHTLQLSPASKRGWNFIGNPYPSSIDWDASSGWTKTNVAGAIYIYNQNYGNYATYSGGLGTNGGSRYIAPEQSFYVICPSGSGGTLTMTNAVRVHSNAPFMKSTAEQDYIRLEVNKPGYSDEIIVRFNAAAGTAFDADLDAYKIIDNSITQLWSMAYPDLTEQYSINSLENVQSSPDVPVAFNPTMSGTFTLNASEFENLAAQTGIYLEDLKTGVVTDLVENPAYQFTATAGDDINRFILHFAPRMTTTPENAGTNSDIQIYPNPNTGILTLSNESGTSEPASIEIYDASGKLVYSEPSVSFIHKTIVLNQLPAGIYFLKVQRADNLSILKFVIE; encoded by the coding sequence ATGAGAAAAACATTGATTCTCCTGATGCTGATTATAGCAACCGTCTCATATTGCAGAAGTCAGGGTGTAATTAACAAAGGCGCCAGCCTGAAAGCAGCTCCAGGCACCCTGATATTTGTTAACGGACCCAATGGTAATTATACCAATCTTTCTGACGGAAGTCTGAATGGCAATATTGATTTGGCAGGAAGACTGGAATTAAACGGCAACTGGATTAACAACTCGGGAGGCAGTGGCTTTACAGGCCCGGCAACAGATGGCACAGTGCGCTTTACCGGAACAGGAACACAAACGATTAGCGGAAGCCATGCTACCGCATTCGACAATATTGATCTGCCGGCAGGCGGACTGCATATTCTTGATGTTAATACAAATATCAGCTGTGGTGGTTTGTCTATTGCTTCAGGCGATACGCTGTTTATGAAACCGACACTTTCGCTCACCGCAAGCGGACCTACGTTTTTGGGTGGTCAAAAGTGCCTTGTACTGCCATCAACTGCGGCGGGTACGGCTTCGTTTATAGACAACGGCAGCATTACCGGTTCAGGAACCGCTGTTGTTGAGCGCTATATTACGGCAAACATCTGGCATTACTTTTCGAAACCCATTACTGTTGCTACAGCAGCCATGTTTATTGGGCAGTATATGAAATACTGGCGGGAGAACAGTTATTCATGGGTCAGCATTTCAAGTACAGGGTATTCGTTTGTAACAACACAGGGCTATGCACTCAAAAGTCTAGTAACTAAAACCTATAAATTTATCGGCACACCCAATACCGGACCCAAAAGCATGGCCGTTACGCATACATTGCAGCTGAGCCCTGCCAGCAAGCGTGGATGGAATTTTATCGGCAATCCCTACCCAAGCTCCATAGACTGGGATGCGAGCAGCGGATGGACAAAAACTAATGTGGCAGGTGCCATTTATATTTACAATCAAAACTATGGCAATTATGCCACCTATTCAGGTGGATTGGGCACAAACGGCGGCTCCCGCTATATAGCACCTGAACAATCATTTTATGTTATTTGCCCGAGTGGCAGTGGTGGTACCCTTACTATGACCAATGCTGTAAGAGTGCACAGCAACGCACCATTTATGAAATCGACAGCAGAGCAGGACTACATCAGGTTAGAAGTAAACAAGCCCGGCTATTCTGATGAGATTATTGTGCGATTCAACGCAGCTGCCGGGACAGCATTTGATGCCGATCTGGATGCTTATAAGATTATTGACAACAGTATCACACAGCTCTGGTCCATGGCGTATCCTGACCTCACCGAGCAATACTCCATCAATTCCTTAGAAAACGTTCAGTCGAGCCCCGATGTGCCTGTAGCATTCAATCCTACCATGTCAGGTACGTTTACTTTAAATGCATCGGAATTTGAAAACCTCGCAGCTCAAACCGGAATTTATCTGGAAGATTTGAAAACAGGTGTTGTTACTGATTTGGTTGAAAATCCAGCCTATCAATTTACAGCAACCGCAGGCGATGACATCAATCGTTTTATACTGCATTTTGCTCCCCGGATGACCACCACTCCTGAAAATGCCGGCACGAACAGTGATATTCAGATTTATCCGAATCCGAATACCGGTATTTTAACCCTCAGTAACGAAAGTGGAACGTCTGAACCTGCGAGTATCGAGATTTATGATGCATCGGGAAAACTTGTGTATTCTGAGCCATCAGTGAGTTTCATCCATAAAACAATTGTGCTTAATCAACTTCCGGCAGGAATTTATTTTTTGAAAGTACAAAGAGCTGATAACCTCAGTATATTGAAGTTCGTTATTGAATAA
- a CDS encoding LytTR family DNA-binding domain-containing protein → MINCIALDDEPLALDLLEDNINKIPFLNLVKKCHNVKEAAEVLQHEKIDLIFLDIEMPGISGITFLKSIDNPPMVVFITAHEQYAVEGFEMDVLDYLLKPVSFERFYKAATKALEYFHFISGSEPIRNTPAKYIFVKADYKIIKINIEDILYIEGLKDYVKIHAGGKPVLTLSSLRSIESKLPPPEFVRVHRSFIVAVDKINSICKSHIIIDEREIPISDNYREYFFKTIEKNNL, encoded by the coding sequence ATGATTAATTGTATTGCACTGGACGACGAACCGCTGGCACTTGACTTGCTCGAGGACAACATCAATAAAATCCCCTTCCTGAACCTTGTAAAAAAATGTCATAATGTAAAAGAGGCAGCCGAAGTGCTGCAGCATGAAAAAATAGATCTTATTTTTCTCGATATTGAAATGCCCGGCATAAGCGGTATTACCTTCCTGAAAAGTATTGATAACCCGCCAATGGTTGTATTTATTACAGCACACGAACAATACGCCGTTGAAGGATTTGAAATGGATGTGCTTGATTACCTTCTGAAGCCGGTGTCATTCGAGCGTTTTTACAAAGCGGCGACCAAAGCGCTTGAATATTTTCATTTTATCAGCGGAAGCGAACCCATAAGAAACACTCCGGCAAAATATATTTTCGTCAAGGCCGATTATAAGATAATTAAAATAAATATTGAAGACATTCTGTACATCGAAGGTCTGAAAGACTACGTAAAAATACACGCCGGAGGTAAGCCCGTACTTACATTATCAAGCCTGAGGAGTATTGAAAGTAAACTACCACCACCGGAATTCGTGAGGGTTCACCGCTCATTTATTGTAGCCGTGGATAAAATAAACTCCATTTGTAAAAGCCATATTATTATTGATGAGCGAGAGATTCCGATAAGTGATAATTATCGCGAATATTTCTTTAAAACCATCGAAAAGAACAACCTATAA
- a CDS encoding CotH kinase family protein, producing the protein MKKIFLTITTVALFLGTAMRLQAQEDFYDIHHVAEIRIYFSVSNWDHVLDSLIQAGEGDGRLLADISVDGHYISGVGVRYKGFSSWDEDQKKSPFNINLDYTINNQNHQGYKHIKLSNVIHDPSFVREAISYEVAGKYMPASRANFANVYVNDTLLGLYTNVESVDELFVKKYFGSKNNAFFKGSPANLQYPFGQNANLAYTHGTDTAGYMPFYKLESDHGWSELLNLIYILNNDTAHLPEVLNIDRTLWMHAFNYALVNLDSYIGYSQNYYLYKDENGRFNPILWDLNMSFGSFRHSDGSALNLTIAKAAQQNPLQHLYSTTFSPRPLTKNLFSNTRYRKMYLAHIRTIINENFRNGDYYTKALEAQNVIDNYVLNDTNKFYSYADFITNLDDDTGPISDQYPGIRSLMEARIAYLDTFPGIQGAPQISSVNNEPLRPQQGENTVIRASIRNASCAFLFYRSSSNSIFISTPMLDDGLHNDSLAGDSIYGASVAVNGKTLQYYIWAENDSAGIFSPERAEYEFYTIHPALNAGDIVINELTNNWVEIYNNTQEEQPLSGMYLGNLSGGPLKWAFPDTAISAGGYIMVKTAGSRETGAILSDIEIPAHSGQLTLGYEAGINIDTVMFDDAVNGKSIGRWPNGYGDFVFMTPTFAKHNLYGTTENTQLLVYPNPAVDKINVECEIESATLTIKVFTADGQVASDVQYSHSAGMIRAVSKEVDLSGMQSGVYAVQVICDDKILTRTFVIL; encoded by the coding sequence ATGAAAAAAATTTTCCTGACCATTACAACAGTTGCTTTGTTCCTGGGAACAGCAATGCGCTTGCAGGCACAGGAAGACTTCTACGATATTCATCACGTTGCTGAAATACGCATATATTTTTCAGTTTCCAACTGGGATCATGTTCTTGACAGCCTTATTCAGGCAGGTGAAGGCGATGGCCGGCTGCTGGCCGACATTTCCGTTGACGGACATTACATAAGTGGAGTCGGCGTGCGGTACAAAGGATTCAGTTCATGGGATGAAGATCAGAAGAAAAGTCCATTTAATATCAACCTGGATTACACTATCAACAATCAGAATCATCAGGGATACAAACACATTAAACTCAGCAACGTCATTCATGATCCATCATTTGTTCGCGAAGCAATCAGTTACGAGGTTGCAGGAAAATACATGCCTGCAAGCCGTGCCAACTTTGCAAATGTTTATGTGAATGATACGCTGCTGGGGCTTTACACAAACGTAGAATCTGTTGACGAACTTTTTGTGAAAAAATATTTCGGGTCGAAAAACAATGCCTTTTTCAAAGGAAGTCCGGCCAATCTTCAATATCCGTTCGGACAAAATGCCAACCTCGCTTATACGCATGGCACAGATACAGCAGGCTATATGCCATTTTATAAATTGGAATCGGATCACGGCTGGAGCGAACTTCTGAATTTAATTTACATCCTGAATAATGACACGGCGCACCTTCCGGAAGTTCTGAATATTGACCGCACTCTGTGGATGCACGCTTTTAATTACGCGCTTGTGAATCTGGACAGCTACATCGGCTATTCCCAGAATTACTATTTATACAAGGATGAAAACGGTCGCTTCAACCCTATTTTGTGGGATTTGAACATGTCGTTCGGTAGTTTCCGACATTCCGACGGCTCTGCATTGAACCTCACAATTGCCAAGGCGGCACAACAAAATCCGCTGCAGCATTTGTATTCAACTACATTCAGTCCACGTCCGCTCACAAAAAACCTGTTCAGCAATACCCGTTACCGTAAAATGTACCTTGCGCATATCCGTACCATAATAAACGAGAACTTCAGGAATGGCGATTATTATACAAAGGCGCTCGAAGCACAGAATGTAATTGACAATTATGTACTGAACGACACCAACAAGTTTTATTCATACGCCGACTTTATTACAAATCTTGATGATGATACCGGTCCAATTTCAGATCAATATCCCGGCATCCGCTCTTTGATGGAGGCACGTATTGCATATCTGGACACATTCCCCGGCATACAGGGGGCACCGCAAATATCGTCTGTAAACAATGAACCGCTTCGCCCACAGCAAGGTGAAAATACTGTTATCAGGGCAAGCATCCGAAATGCATCCTGCGCTTTTTTATTTTACAGAAGCAGTTCAAACAGCATTTTTATCAGCACACCCATGCTTGACGACGGACTTCATAACGACAGTCTGGCCGGTGACAGCATTTATGGAGCATCTGTAGCCGTGAACGGAAAAACGCTGCAATACTATATCTGGGCAGAAAATGACAGCGCGGGGATATTCTCGCCTGAGCGTGCTGAATATGAATTTTACACCATACATCCTGCGCTGAATGCAGGCGATATTGTAATTAATGAACTTACTAATAACTGGGTGGAAATTTATAATAACACTCAGGAAGAACAGCCGTTGTCGGGAATGTACCTGGGCAATCTTTCCGGAGGGCCTTTAAAATGGGCATTCCCAGACACGGCCATTTCAGCTGGAGGATATATCATGGTGAAGACGGCAGGAAGCCGTGAGACCGGAGCAATTCTTTCAGATATTGAAATTCCAGCACACAGCGGGCAGTTGACACTTGGATATGAAGCAGGAATCAACATCGATACTGTAATGTTTGACGATGCCGTTAATGGCAAATCAATAGGACGATGGCCTAATGGTTACGGTGATTTCGTATTTATGACTCCCACGTTTGCGAAACACAATTTGTACGGAACAACTGAAAATACACAACTGTTGGTGTATCCGAACCCGGCGGTAGATAAGATTAATGTGGAATGCGAAATTGAGTCGGCAACATTGACCATTAAAGTTTTTACGGCCGATGGGCAGGTTGCATCTGATGTACAATACAGCCATAGCGCAGGAATGATAAGGGCGGTAAGTAAAGAAGTTGACCTTAGCGGGATGCAGAGCGGTGTGTATGCAGTACAGGTAATTTGCGATGATAAAATTCTGACAAGAACTTTTGTAATCCTATAA